In a genomic window of Anoplopoma fimbria isolate UVic2021 breed Golden Eagle Sablefish chromosome 6, Afim_UVic_2022, whole genome shotgun sequence:
- the LOC129092336 gene encoding sphingomyelin synthase-related protein 1-like isoform X2: MATSEDTVSSWSCKQVARWLQEEGFGEYVELLCDQHRLDGPSLLALTEADLRGPPLGLSVLGDIKRLIIALCRLQRQNQTQLEELGLRPPDSLPAGLSLGATGGEWSCDGADRRYNGGDHLCNGTELRLRNGDRSGYNSVRHTHSNGRYRQHLAGRLDPEVWKTIISSIYVFFVFGFTSFVMVIVHERVPDMRTYPPLPDIFLDSVPRIPWAFAMAEACGLILCYMCLLVLLLHKHRSIICRRLCSLLGTVFLLRCCTMFVTSLSVPGQHLKCASKTYGDSWGKIQRALLIWSGFGMTLTGVQTYTPRTWHLIHTISWVLNLFGIFFILAAHEHYSIDVFIAFYITTRLFLYYHTLANTRAYQQSRRARIWFPMFSFFECNVNGPVPNQYHWPFNKPTFMKTLIG; encoded by the exons ATGGCAACATCAGAGGACACTGTGAGTTCCTGGAGCTGTAAGCAGGTGGCCCGCTGGCTGCAGGAAGAAGGTTTCGGGGAGTATGTGGAGTTATTGTGCGACCAGCACCGCCTGGACGGCCCCAGCCTGCTGGCTCTGACTGAGGCCGACCTGCGCGGGCCTCCGCTGGGCCTCTCTGTGCTTGGGGACATCAAGAGGCTGATCATAGCCCTCTGTCGGCTCCAGAGACAGAACCAGACCCAGCTAGAGGAGCTGGGTCTCCGGCCCCCAGACAGTCTCCCTGCTGGGCTCTCGCTGGGGGCCACAGGGGGCGAGTGGAGCTGTGATGGAGCCGACAGGAGGTATAACGGAGGTGATCACTTGTGCAACGGGACTGAGCTGAGGTTGAGGAACGGTGACAGATCCGGATACAATTCTGTGCGTCATACACACTCCAACGGGAGGTATAGGCAGCACCTGGCCGGCAGATTGGACCCAGAGGTGTGGAAGACAATCATCAGTTCCATATATGTCTTCTTTGTATTTGGATTCACTTCTTTTGTCATGGTCATCGTACATGAGCGTGTCCCGGACATGAGGACGTACCCACCACTGCCCGATATATTTCTGGACAG TGTTCCCAGAATCCCTTGGGCTTTTGCAATGGCTGAAGCCTGTGGCCTCATCCTGTGTTACATGTGTCTGCTTGTCCTGCTCCTCCACAAACACAG ATCCATTATCTGCAGACGGTTGTGCTCTTTGTTGGGAACTGTGTTTTTGCTTCGTTGTTGCACCATGTTTGTCACCTCGCTCTCTGTTCCTGGGCAGCACCTGAAGTGTGCCAGCAAG ACGTACGGTGACTCCTGGGGAAAGATCCAGAGGGCGCTGCTGATCTGGAGTGGATTTGGGATGACGCTGACAGGAGTCCAAACGT ACACTCCACGAACCTGGCATCTGATTCACACCATCTCCTGGGTGTTAAACCTGTTTGGGATTTTCTTCATCCTGGCGGCTCACGAGCACTACTCCATCGACGTGTTCATCGCTTTCTACATCACCACGCGCCTCTTCCTCTACTACCACACATTAGCCAACACCCGTGCCTACCAGCAGAGCCGGAGGGCGCGTATTTGGTTCCCCATGTTCTCCTTCTTTGAGTGCAATGTGAACGGACCTGTCCCCAACCAGTATCACTGGCCCTTCAACAAACCTACTTTCATGAAAACTCTGATTGGATAG
- the mcph1 gene encoding microcephalin isoform X1 encodes MTTSNNGSVLKDVVVYVDVWSSDKTANYSKPFIQQLQEMGAQVSKTFNKQVTHVVFSNGHPATWRKAKKSDVRLVSVLWVGRCYDDGVRVDEKLYPAFNDESNPMLKNKRHRCMQPKDSPERTPENDRRMRKKLDKMMKDLAPKQPLVTDVSPIIIDEENGIVYSPALKRSDYMAQRLKDMKEKRENLSPTASQMVESCSSAGMKPSLGSTPTVFKLMYDQSDDDSSASVAEPAYSPDKEEGRTQEDFSDHDHIEHRHRKGSQKPWLSPCHDVPKRISSPVKCQDFEDEEVTRHKKTRRTSVRKKPAEKHKSVGLLESPSKDRRSGNSKNFHKDKRQSEIKSSSPSPNKTEKGKGKMKAAKKDMRGTSSSCLSSPAKLGDAAAKPSKEAASPLQKIPKRARPSLSSLVRSFTISSDSKSVASGSTDGDDNVFEDYFSPANQHPRSKRPPLPNLPVKRDVQIPFELDLVPKKRKLRRSESIGSETKTKKKRILETSEQSDASSKPQQDVKESLPALESPSVDVTSVAKRQRQSTLPFTSTSPSISDVRKQRRASTSVRPTMSTEAHTTSELQKDSVNVISHTSESGGNVRTVAAGLTESPSEGKEENHNKQVSLSLQNMVNQTKAMKTLVMTSMPTEKQHTLVQVVTSLGGFSIVDRVCESTTHVVSGGHRRTLNILLGIARGCWILSFEWILWCLEQRQWIPEEPYELSDQFPAAQICRLQRHLSAGEHQQDLFQGQPAMFVSQHSQPPTHSLVELIQLCGGTVCKSVRQAGICIGKYSGRRPEGCRILSEQWVLDSITHLKRLSYDNYLLE; translated from the exons ATGACCACAAGCAACAATGGTTCAGTCCTTAAAG ATGTCGTTGTCTATGTTGATGTGTGGTCATCAGACAAAACGGCAAACTATTCAAAACCATTCATTCAGCAGCTGCAAGAAATGGGAGCTCAG GTatcaaaaacattcaataaacaAGTCACGCATGTCGTCTTCAGCAACGGTCACCCGGCTACATGGAGGAAAGCCAAGAAAAGTGATGTGAGGCTTGTCTCTGTTCTCTGGGTGGGCAG ATGTTACGATGACGGTGTTCGTGTTGATGAGAAGTTGTATCCAGCCTTTAATGATGAAAGCAATCCTATGTTGAAGAACAAAAGA CATCGTTGCATGCAGCCCAAAGATTCCCCAGAGAGGACACCTGAAAATGACAGACGCATGAGGAAAAAATTAGACAAGATGATGAAAGACCTAGCTCCAAAACAACCTCTTG tCACAGATGTGTCGCCCATCATTATTGATGAGGAGAACGGAATAGTCTATAGCCCTGCATTGAAAAGATCAGATTATATGGCACAGCGTTTGAAAGACATGAAAGAGAAACGGGAAAACCTCTCACCAACAG CTTCACAAATGGTTGAATCCTGCTCATCCGCTGGGATGAAGCCTTCTCTTGGGAGCACACCAACCGTCTTCAAATTAATGT ATGACCAGTCGGATGATGATTCCAGTGCTTCCGTTGCTGAACCTGCTTACTCACCTGATAAGGAAGAAGGGAGAACACAAGAGGATTTTTCAGACCATGACCATATTGAACATCGCCACAGGAAGGGCTCCCAAAAGCCATGGCTCTCACCCTGCCATGATGTGCCAAAACGGATTTCAAGTCCTGTGAAATGTCAAGACTTCGAGGACGAAGAAGTGaccagacacaaaaagactagaAGGACCTCAGTCAGAAAAAAGccagcagagaaacacaaatctGTAGGTTTATTAGAAAGTCCCTCTAAGGATAGGAGATCTGGCAACAGCAAGAACTTTCATAAAGATAAAAGGCAATCAGAGATCAAATCCTCTAGTCCATCACCTAACAAAACTGAAAAGGGAAAGGgaaaaatgaaagcagctaAAAAAGATATGAGAGGCACCTCTTCTAGCTGCCTCTCATCACCAGCCAAATTAGGCGATGCTGCCGCTAAACCGTCAAAAGAAGCTGCTAGCCCATTACAGAAAATACCTAAACGAGCCAGGCCGTCACTTTCTTCCTTGGTACGATCTTTCACTATATCCAGTGACTCTAAAAGTGTTGCCTCAGGTTCCACTGACGGAGATGATAATGTTTTTGAGGACTATTTTTCCCCCGCCAACCAACACCCTAGATCAAAACGCCCTCCGTTGCCTAATCTACCCGTGAAGAGAGACGTTCAGATTCCTTTTGAGTTGGACCTTGTCCCAAAGAAGAGAAAACTAAGAAGAAGTGAAAGCATTGGATCTGAAACTAAGACTAAAAAGAAGAGGATACTGGAAACAAGTGAGCAGTCTGATGCAAGCAGTAAGCCCCAACAGGATGTTAAAGAATCTCTGCCTGCATTGGAGAGTCCAAGTGTCGATGTCACGTCCGTGGCTAAAAGGCAAAGACAAAGCACCTTGCCCTTCACAAGCACCAGCCCAAGTATAAGTGATGTCAGGAAACAGAGAAGAGCATCTACTTCAGTACGACCAACAATGTCAACAGAGGCTCACACTACATCAGAGCTGCAGAAAGACTCTGTCAATGTCATTTCTCATACCTCGGAAA GTGGAGGAAATGTGCGTACAGTTGCAGCTGGTTTAACAGAGTCACCGTCTGAAGGCAAAGAAGAAAATCACAATAAGCAAGTCAGCTTGAGTCTTCAGAACATGGTAAACCAAACAAAG GCTATGAAAACATTGGTCATGACGAGCATGCCCACTGA GAAGCAGCACACGTTGGTTCAGGTGGTGACGTCACTGGGTGGTTTTTCAATCGTTGACCGAGTTTGTGAGAGCACAACCCATGTGGTGTCTGGGGGTCACCGGCGGACTCTCAATATTCTGTTGGGCATAGCTCGTGGCTGCTGGATCCTGTCTTTTGAATGG ATCCTGTGGTGTTTGGAGCAAAGGCAGTGGATTCCAGAGGAACCGTATGAACTTTCAGATCAATTTCCTGCAGCACAG ATCTGTCGTCTCCAGAGGCACCTGTCTGCCGGGGAACACCAGCAGGACCTGTTTCAAGGCCAGCCCGCCATGTTTGTGTCCCAGCACTCCCAGCCACCCACTCACAGTCTGGTTGAGCTGATCCAGCTTTGTGGAGGAACAGTCTGCAAATCTGTGCGACAGGCAGGTATCTGCATCGGGAAGTACAGCGGCAGGAGACCAGAGGGATGCAGAATCCTGTCAGAGCAGTGGGTGCTGG ATAGTATCACACATTTGAAGCGGCTGTCATATGACAACTACCTCTTGGAGTGA
- the LOC129092338 gene encoding dual specificity protein phosphatase 13-like, with protein MSGSNQDLALIKELELILDSCTLELTPVDEVWPNLYIGNVAVAQNKKKLQKLGITHVLNAAHSKQGSIGDQSYYGNTCVYFGIPAEDSDHFDLSQYLKPAADFIHKALKSKDGKVLVHCIMGMSRSATLVLAYFLLRQRLPLRDALRHVVQKRAIYPNQNFLSLLLKLDEQLTLKRQFCPLL; from the exons ATGTCAGGGAGCAACCAAGACCTGGCGCTCATTAAAGAACTAGAGCTCATCTTGGATTCCTGCACACTGGAGCTCACGCCAGTGGATGAAGTCTGGCCCAACCTGTACATAGGAAATGT ggccgtggcacaaaataaaaagaaattacagAAACTCGGCATCACTCATGTCCTGAATGCTGCACACTCCAAGCAGGGCAGCATCGGTGACCAGAGTTACTATGGGAACACCTGCGTTTACTTTGGCATCCCAGCAGAGGATTCAGACCATTTTGATCTCAGTCAGTACTTGAAACCTGCAGCTGATTTCATACATAAAGCCCTGAAGAGCAAAGATG GAAAAGTGTTGGTGCATTGCATCATGGGAATGAGTCGATCGGCCACTTTGGTCCTGGCTTACTTCTTGTTGCGGCAGCGTCTCCCTCTCAGAGATGCTCTGAGGCATGTTGTCCAAAAACGAGCCATTTATCCCAACCAGAACTTCCTGTCACTCCTCCTCAAACTGGATGAACAGCTGACACTCAAACGGCAGTTTTGTCCTCTTCTCTGa
- the si:ch73-288o11.4 gene encoding beta-microseminoprotein yields MGFVEALFSRDFLCCTASLHVFVCLLGLVVLCHSDCFFQGLVLKDLNNPPKGCVDKDGKQHDFGTEWDRDCIACSCTSEGLSCCSKLPDANTVDVPDGCELVVNKEACSAKMVLKSDKTKECNPI; encoded by the exons ATGGGTTTTGTTGAAGCTTTATTTTCCAGAGATTTCCTCTGTTGCACA GCTTCtctccatgtttttgtttgtctgctggGACTGGTTGTCCTGTGTCACTCTGACTGCTTCTTCCAGGGGTTGGTGCTGAAAGATCTGAATAACCCTCCAAAAG GGTGTGTGGATAAGGACGGGAAGCAGCATGATTTTGGCACTGAATGGGACAGAGACTGCATTGCGTGTTCTTGTACGAGCGAGGGCTTGAGCTGCTGTAGCAA GCTCCCTGATGCAAACACAGTAGATGTCCCTGATGGATGTGAGCTGGTTGTAAATAAGGAGGCCTGCTCTGCCAAGATGGTGTTGAAGTCAGACAAGACAAAGGAGTGTAACCCTATTTGA
- the LOC129092337 gene encoding dual specificity protein phosphatase 13-like, with amino-acid sequence MTDTQLLSEVRCDGRDSEQRKVNDTDPEEEEKCTCATEDSKRMWKTPSLQELEEVLHSAPRSCRHGDEVWPNLYLGDMFMSHDKLGLWQLGITHVLNAAHGKLCCKGCDDFYGTTVRYYGIPANDLPTFDLSPFFHPASEFIHQALTSGGKVFVHCAVGVSRSAALVLSYLMIHHKLSLLSSTRCVQQKRWIFPNRGFLRQLIALDRRLQDEGSNEAK; translated from the exons ATGACTGACACACAACTGCTCTCTGAGGTGAGATGTGATGGACGAGACTCTGAGCAGAGAAAGGTCAACGACACAGAcccagaagaggaggaaaagtgcACATGTGCAACAGAGGATTCAAAGAGGATGTGGAAAACCCCCTCTctccaggagctggaggaggttTTACATTCAGCTCCACGCTCCTGTCGACACGGAGACGAAGTGTGGCCCAACCTGTATCTTGGGGACAT GTTTATGTCTCATGACAAGCTGGGGCTCTGGCAGCTGGGCATCACTCATGTTCTGAACGCTGCGCATGGAAAGCTCTGCTGTAAGGGCTGTGATGACTTTTATGGAACAACAGTGAGATACTACGGCATCCCAGCCAATGACCTGCCAACAtttgacctttcacctttttTCCACCCCGCCTCTGAGTTCATCCACCAGGCTTTGACATCAGGAG GGAAGGTGTTTGTGCACTGTGCTGTGGGTGTGAGTCGCTCGGCTGCCTTGGTCCTATCCTACCTGATGATTCATCACAAGCTCAGTCTTCTGTCCTCTACACGCTGTGTGCAACAGAAACGCTGGATTTTCCCAAACAGAGGCTTCCTGCGACAGCTTATTGCCCTGGACCGAAGACTGCAGGACGAAGGGTCGAACGAGGCCAAATAA
- the LOC129092336 gene encoding sphingomyelin synthase-related protein 1-like isoform X1: MATSEDTVSSWSCKQVARWLQEEGFGEYVELLCDQHRLDGPSLLALTEADLRGPPLGLSVLGDIKRLIIALCRLQRQNQTQLEELGLRPPDSLPAGLSLGATGGEWSCDGADRRYNGGDHLCNGTELRLRNGDRSGYNSVRHTHSNGRYRQHLAGRLDPEVWKTIISSIYVFFVFGFTSFVMVIVHERVPDMRTYPPLPDIFLDSVPRIPWAFAMAEACGLILCYMCLLVLLLHKHRSIICRRLCSLLGTVFLLRCCTMFVTSLSVPGQHLKCASKTYGDSWGKIQRALLIWSGFGMTLTGVQTCGDYMFSGHTVVITLLNFFVTEYTPRTWHLIHTISWVLNLFGIFFILAAHEHYSIDVFIAFYITTRLFLYYHTLANTRAYQQSRRARIWFPMFSFFECNVNGPVPNQYHWPFNKPTFMKTLIG, encoded by the exons ATGGCAACATCAGAGGACACTGTGAGTTCCTGGAGCTGTAAGCAGGTGGCCCGCTGGCTGCAGGAAGAAGGTTTCGGGGAGTATGTGGAGTTATTGTGCGACCAGCACCGCCTGGACGGCCCCAGCCTGCTGGCTCTGACTGAGGCCGACCTGCGCGGGCCTCCGCTGGGCCTCTCTGTGCTTGGGGACATCAAGAGGCTGATCATAGCCCTCTGTCGGCTCCAGAGACAGAACCAGACCCAGCTAGAGGAGCTGGGTCTCCGGCCCCCAGACAGTCTCCCTGCTGGGCTCTCGCTGGGGGCCACAGGGGGCGAGTGGAGCTGTGATGGAGCCGACAGGAGGTATAACGGAGGTGATCACTTGTGCAACGGGACTGAGCTGAGGTTGAGGAACGGTGACAGATCCGGATACAATTCTGTGCGTCATACACACTCCAACGGGAGGTATAGGCAGCACCTGGCCGGCAGATTGGACCCAGAGGTGTGGAAGACAATCATCAGTTCCATATATGTCTTCTTTGTATTTGGATTCACTTCTTTTGTCATGGTCATCGTACATGAGCGTGTCCCGGACATGAGGACGTACCCACCACTGCCCGATATATTTCTGGACAG TGTTCCCAGAATCCCTTGGGCTTTTGCAATGGCTGAAGCCTGTGGCCTCATCCTGTGTTACATGTGTCTGCTTGTCCTGCTCCTCCACAAACACAG ATCCATTATCTGCAGACGGTTGTGCTCTTTGTTGGGAACTGTGTTTTTGCTTCGTTGTTGCACCATGTTTGTCACCTCGCTCTCTGTTCCTGGGCAGCACCTGAAGTGTGCCAGCAAG ACGTACGGTGACTCCTGGGGAAAGATCCAGAGGGCGCTGCTGATCTGGAGTGGATTTGGGATGACGCTGACAGGAGTCCAAACGTGTGGGGACTACATGTTCAGTGGACACACTGTTGTCATCACATTGCTCAACTTTTTTGTCACTGAAT ACACTCCACGAACCTGGCATCTGATTCACACCATCTCCTGGGTGTTAAACCTGTTTGGGATTTTCTTCATCCTGGCGGCTCACGAGCACTACTCCATCGACGTGTTCATCGCTTTCTACATCACCACGCGCCTCTTCCTCTACTACCACACATTAGCCAACACCCGTGCCTACCAGCAGAGCCGGAGGGCGCGTATTTGGTTCCCCATGTTCTCCTTCTTTGAGTGCAATGTGAACGGACCTGTCCCCAACCAGTATCACTGGCCCTTCAACAAACCTACTTTCATGAAAACTCTGATTGGATAG
- the mcph1 gene encoding microcephalin isoform X2, with protein MTTSNNGSVLKDVVVYVDVWSSDKTANYSKPFIQQLQEMGAQVSKTFNKQVTHVVFSNGHPATWRKAKKSDVRLVSVLWVGRCYDDGVRVDEKLYPAFNDESNPMLKNKRHRCMQPKDSPERTPENDRRMRKKLDKMMKDLAPKQPLVTDVSPIIIDEENGIVYSPALKRSDYMAQRLKDMKEKRENLSPTASQMVESCSSAGMKPSLGSTPTVFKLMYDQSDDDSSASVAEPAYSPDKEEGRTQEDFSDHDHIEHRHRKGSQKPWLSPCHDVPKRISSPVKCQDFEDEEVTRHKKTRRTSVRKKPAEKHKSVGLLESPSKDRRSGNSKNFHKDKRQSEIKSSSPSPNKTEKGKGKMKAAKKDMRGTSSSCLSSPAKLGDAAAKPSKEAASPLQKIPKRARPSLSSLVRSFTISSDSKSVASGSTDGDDNVFEDYFSPANQHPRSKRPPLPNLPVKRDVQIPFELDLVPKKRKLRRSESIGSETKTKKKRILETSEQSDASSKPQQDVKESLPALESPSVDVTSVAKRQRQSTLPFTSTSPSISDVRKQRRASTSVRPTMSTEAHTTSELQKDSVNVISHTSESGGNVRTVAAGLTESPSEGKEENHNKQVSLSLQNMVNQTKAMKTLVMTSMPTEKQHTLVQVVTSLGGFSIVDRVCESTTHVVSGGHRRTLNILLGIARGCWILSFEWILWCLEQRQWIPEEPYELSDQFPAAQICRLQRHLSAGEHQQDLFQGQPAMFVSQHSQPPTHSLVELIQLCGGTVCKSVRQAGICIGKYSGRRPEGCRILSEQWVLVSHI; from the exons ATGACCACAAGCAACAATGGTTCAGTCCTTAAAG ATGTCGTTGTCTATGTTGATGTGTGGTCATCAGACAAAACGGCAAACTATTCAAAACCATTCATTCAGCAGCTGCAAGAAATGGGAGCTCAG GTatcaaaaacattcaataaacaAGTCACGCATGTCGTCTTCAGCAACGGTCACCCGGCTACATGGAGGAAAGCCAAGAAAAGTGATGTGAGGCTTGTCTCTGTTCTCTGGGTGGGCAG ATGTTACGATGACGGTGTTCGTGTTGATGAGAAGTTGTATCCAGCCTTTAATGATGAAAGCAATCCTATGTTGAAGAACAAAAGA CATCGTTGCATGCAGCCCAAAGATTCCCCAGAGAGGACACCTGAAAATGACAGACGCATGAGGAAAAAATTAGACAAGATGATGAAAGACCTAGCTCCAAAACAACCTCTTG tCACAGATGTGTCGCCCATCATTATTGATGAGGAGAACGGAATAGTCTATAGCCCTGCATTGAAAAGATCAGATTATATGGCACAGCGTTTGAAAGACATGAAAGAGAAACGGGAAAACCTCTCACCAACAG CTTCACAAATGGTTGAATCCTGCTCATCCGCTGGGATGAAGCCTTCTCTTGGGAGCACACCAACCGTCTTCAAATTAATGT ATGACCAGTCGGATGATGATTCCAGTGCTTCCGTTGCTGAACCTGCTTACTCACCTGATAAGGAAGAAGGGAGAACACAAGAGGATTTTTCAGACCATGACCATATTGAACATCGCCACAGGAAGGGCTCCCAAAAGCCATGGCTCTCACCCTGCCATGATGTGCCAAAACGGATTTCAAGTCCTGTGAAATGTCAAGACTTCGAGGACGAAGAAGTGaccagacacaaaaagactagaAGGACCTCAGTCAGAAAAAAGccagcagagaaacacaaatctGTAGGTTTATTAGAAAGTCCCTCTAAGGATAGGAGATCTGGCAACAGCAAGAACTTTCATAAAGATAAAAGGCAATCAGAGATCAAATCCTCTAGTCCATCACCTAACAAAACTGAAAAGGGAAAGGgaaaaatgaaagcagctaAAAAAGATATGAGAGGCACCTCTTCTAGCTGCCTCTCATCACCAGCCAAATTAGGCGATGCTGCCGCTAAACCGTCAAAAGAAGCTGCTAGCCCATTACAGAAAATACCTAAACGAGCCAGGCCGTCACTTTCTTCCTTGGTACGATCTTTCACTATATCCAGTGACTCTAAAAGTGTTGCCTCAGGTTCCACTGACGGAGATGATAATGTTTTTGAGGACTATTTTTCCCCCGCCAACCAACACCCTAGATCAAAACGCCCTCCGTTGCCTAATCTACCCGTGAAGAGAGACGTTCAGATTCCTTTTGAGTTGGACCTTGTCCCAAAGAAGAGAAAACTAAGAAGAAGTGAAAGCATTGGATCTGAAACTAAGACTAAAAAGAAGAGGATACTGGAAACAAGTGAGCAGTCTGATGCAAGCAGTAAGCCCCAACAGGATGTTAAAGAATCTCTGCCTGCATTGGAGAGTCCAAGTGTCGATGTCACGTCCGTGGCTAAAAGGCAAAGACAAAGCACCTTGCCCTTCACAAGCACCAGCCCAAGTATAAGTGATGTCAGGAAACAGAGAAGAGCATCTACTTCAGTACGACCAACAATGTCAACAGAGGCTCACACTACATCAGAGCTGCAGAAAGACTCTGTCAATGTCATTTCTCATACCTCGGAAA GTGGAGGAAATGTGCGTACAGTTGCAGCTGGTTTAACAGAGTCACCGTCTGAAGGCAAAGAAGAAAATCACAATAAGCAAGTCAGCTTGAGTCTTCAGAACATGGTAAACCAAACAAAG GCTATGAAAACATTGGTCATGACGAGCATGCCCACTGA GAAGCAGCACACGTTGGTTCAGGTGGTGACGTCACTGGGTGGTTTTTCAATCGTTGACCGAGTTTGTGAGAGCACAACCCATGTGGTGTCTGGGGGTCACCGGCGGACTCTCAATATTCTGTTGGGCATAGCTCGTGGCTGCTGGATCCTGTCTTTTGAATGG ATCCTGTGGTGTTTGGAGCAAAGGCAGTGGATTCCAGAGGAACCGTATGAACTTTCAGATCAATTTCCTGCAGCACAG ATCTGTCGTCTCCAGAGGCACCTGTCTGCCGGGGAACACCAGCAGGACCTGTTTCAAGGCCAGCCCGCCATGTTTGTGTCCCAGCACTCCCAGCCACCCACTCACAGTCTGGTTGAGCTGATCCAGCTTTGTGGAGGAACAGTCTGCAAATCTGTGCGACAGGCAGGTATCTGCATCGGGAAGTACAGCGGCAGGAGACCAGAGGGATGCAGAATCCTGTCAGAGCAGTGGGTGCTGG TATCACACATTTGA
- the npy4r gene encoding neuropeptide Y receptor type 4 yields the protein MSFSGNESQSSPSTTAPTLPFNSSSSPHSLRWEEGKNTHESVQTSLGNKTLLLSDLAVLGHDEQCPMSPVLTAFLVVWYSMTMVLGLVGNIGLICIIARRREKVNVTGIFICNLSFSDILVCVFCLPFTVIYTLMDHWVFGSLLCRLVPFIQCASVTVSVLSLVFIALERHQLIINPSGWKPSVSQAYMVVVLIWILAFFNSSPFLAFQLLTSEPYTNVILPQPPLHHQASPQVYLNTSPPQPVHYTYKNSSALPNSYRTLFSYVPTSPHIEACLEHWPSQQHRLAYTTWLLLFQYCGPLLLVLLCYVRVFVRLRHRKDMLDRARTPESQRMTHSRRINIMLVALITAFALCWLPLTVFNVVSDWNQEALPVCHHNLLFSLCHLLAMSSTCINPIIYGFLNSNFRQEVREVLLHCRCNQLEEEFERFPMSTVHMEVSRTSVPVSCRSNSV from the coding sequence ATGTCCTTTAGTGGCAACGAGAGCCAGTCTTCTCCGTCAACGACAGCTCCGACTCTGCCCTTCAACAGCTCCAGCTCTCCACATTCCCTACGATgggaggagggaaaaaacacTCATGAGTCCGTGCAGACATCGTTGGGGAATAagaccctcctcctctcagaccTCGCTGTTCTCGGGCATGATGAGCAGTGCCCTATGTCCCCTGTCCTCACAGCGTTTCTAGTCGTGTGGTACAGCATGACAATGGTGCTGGGGCTGGTGGGGAACATCGGCCTCATTTGCATCATCGCCCGTCGCAGAGAAAAAGTCAATGTCACCGGCATTTTCATCTGCAACCTGTCATTCTCTGACATCCTGGTGTGTGTCTTCTGCCTCCCCTTTACTGTCATATACACGCTAATGGACCACTGGGTGTTTGGGTCGCTGCTGTGCAGGCTGGTGCCGTTTATCCAGTGTGCGTCTGTGACCGTGTCTGTGCTGTCTCTGGTGTTCATTGCTCTGGAAAGACATCAGCTCATCATTAACCCTTCTGGGTGGAAACCAAGCGTTTCTCAGGCCTACATGGTGGTGGTTCTCATTTGGATTCTGGCCTTCTTCAACTCCTCACCTTTTTTGGCCTTTCAGCTACTCACAAGCGAGCCCTACACCAATGTCATCCTGCCCCAGCCTCCACTCCATCACCAAGCCTCCCCTCAGGTTTATCTCAATACATCTCCACCTCAACCTGTTCACTACACATACAAAAACTCATCTGCGCTTCCAAATTCATACCGCACACTGTTTTCTTATGTCCCAACCTCTCCACACATCGAGGCCTGTCTGGAGCACTGGCCTTCCCAGCAACACCGGCTTGCTTACACCACATGGCTCCTTCTGTTCCAGTACTGTGGTCCACTATTGTTAGTCCTGCTCTGTTATGTTAGAGTTTTTGTGCGCCTTCGCCACCGCAAAGACATGCTGGACCGCGCTAGGACACCAGAGAGCCAGCGCATGACTCACAGCCGCCGAATCAACATCATGCTGGTCGCCCTGATTACAGCCTTTGCTCTTTGCTGGCTGCCGCTCACCGTCTTCAATGTGGTGTCGGACTGGAACCAGGAGGCTCTGCCCGTCTGCCACCACAACCTGCTGTTTTCCCTCTGCCACCTGCTGGCCATGTCCTCCACCTGCATTAACCCCATCATCTATGGCTTCCTGAACTCCAACTTTCGGcaggaggtgagagaggtgCTCCTGCACTGCCGCTGCAATCAGCTAGAGGAAGAGTTTGAGCGTTTCCCCATGTCCACTGTCCACATGGAAGTGTCCCGCACCTCTGTGCCTGTCAGCTGCAGGAGCAACTCTGTCTGA